In Opitutaceae bacterium TAV5, one genomic interval encodes:
- a CDS encoding transposase — MRGLAGRFMSTSEPRTPRPAAGLRRRGRPATRPEFLATPVAVEALARERFEEQAREVTVRAPTRGSLRVRIWAARVWQWDGKAARARWLVVREEAGGSRKYSLGNPPVETTRERLAFMQAQRFWIERSFQDAKSELGLADYELRGWTGWHHHVALVCLAQLFTLIERRLAKQGRPLLSVRDITELLELYLPRRPRTGQEVLRRIARRHLAREDDLRRRRKTARQKSDFNLTK, encoded by the coding sequence GTGCGGGGGCTGGCGGGACGGTTCATGTCCACGAGCGAACCGCGCACACCGAGGCCCGCTGCCGGCCTCCGTCGGCGAGGGCGTCCGGCCACCCGGCCGGAGTTTTTGGCGACTCCGGTTGCGGTGGAGGCACTGGCCAGGGAACGCTTCGAAGAGCAGGCCCGCGAAGTGACGGTGCGCGCCCCCACCAGGGGCTCCCTGCGCGTGCGAATCTGGGCGGCACGGGTGTGGCAGTGGGACGGAAAGGCCGCCCGGGCCCGCTGGCTGGTGGTGCGCGAGGAAGCCGGCGGCTCGCGCAAATACTCCCTGGGCAATCCTCCGGTCGAAACGACCCGGGAGCGCCTGGCCTTCATGCAGGCCCAGCGCTTCTGGATCGAACGCTCCTTCCAGGACGCCAAGAGCGAACTGGGCCTGGCCGACTACGAACTGCGCGGCTGGACCGGCTGGCACCACCACGTCGCCCTGGTCTGCCTCGCCCAGCTCTTCACCCTGATCGAACGAAGGCTCGCGAAGCAAGGCCGCCCCCTGCTCTCGGTGCGGGACATCACTGAGCTGCTCGAGCTCTATCTGCCCCGCCGCCCCCGCACCGGACAAGAGGTCTTGCGCAGAATCGCCCGCCGCCACCTCGCCCGCGAAGACGATCTCCGGCGCCGCAGGAAAACTGCCCGCCAGAAATCCGATTTTAATTTAACAAAATAG
- a CDS encoding dephospho-CoA kinase: MLIGLTGGMGCGKSTAGRLFAEAGFFRIDSDEIVRDHVLTAPAVVDALRHRWGSEVVSESGAIDRPALAARIFARDEDRLWLEALVHPRVREIWKNLVANAPAPDQVVEVPLLFEKGLEKEFDFVVCVAASSPTQFARLKERGIPRALAEQRILKQWPLAQKTELADFVLFNDGTTDFLREQVTLLVRRLRTCG, from the coding sequence ATGTTAATCGGACTCACAGGCGGCATGGGCTGCGGCAAATCGACGGCGGGGCGCCTGTTCGCGGAGGCCGGTTTTTTCCGCATCGATTCGGACGAGATCGTCCGCGACCACGTGCTCACCGCGCCGGCGGTCGTCGATGCGCTGCGTCACCGCTGGGGGAGCGAGGTGGTGAGCGAGTCCGGCGCGATCGATCGCCCGGCGCTGGCGGCGCGGATTTTCGCTCGGGACGAGGATCGCCTCTGGCTCGAAGCCCTCGTCCATCCGCGCGTCCGGGAGATCTGGAAAAACCTCGTTGCGAACGCTCCGGCGCCCGATCAGGTGGTGGAGGTGCCGCTGCTTTTCGAAAAAGGTTTGGAAAAAGAGTTTGATTTTGTCGTGTGTGTCGCCGCATCGTCCCCGACTCAGTTTGCGCGGTTAAAAGAGCGCGGAATTCCCCGTGCGCTCGCCGAACAACGAATCCTGAAGCAATGGCCTTTGGCTCAAAAAACAGAATTGGCTGATTTCGTGCTCTTCAACGACGGCACTACCGACTTCCTCCGCGAACAGGTAACGCTCCTCGTCAGACGATTGCGGACCTGCGGCTGA
- a CDS encoding glycosyl transferase family 1, whose product MRICHFTNTFLPHIGGVARAVQTLLEDQRRAHHRVLVVAPEFADGPAPGRIECSVERIAALKNFNHSDFSVRLPAAATFSSRLGGFKADILHSHHPFLLGETALREAASRQVPLVFTHHTLYEHYTHYLPFDSGPLQDFAAELATRYANRCDTVIAPSESVRDLIIGRGVEVPVHVVPTGIDTRELARGNGARARKRLGIPARAFVIGHLGRLAAEKNPGYLADALARALSALPAARALIVGDGPAREDMQKILGARGVLDRVVFTGSLRGAKLRDACAAMDLFAFASTSETQGLVLAEVMASATPVVALDASGAREVVEDGRNGRLLATNATPEQFSRALAQALKRPALLREWSAAARATAARFDRAVTSRALLGVYAEVRERHRHAHETESAVDRIVNPLIERIATEGRLIADKAAAVLDALA is encoded by the coding sequence ATGCGAATCTGCCACTTCACCAACACTTTTCTTCCCCACATCGGCGGCGTTGCCCGCGCCGTGCAGACGCTCCTCGAAGACCAGCGCCGCGCGCATCATCGCGTGCTGGTAGTCGCTCCCGAATTTGCCGACGGCCCCGCGCCCGGCCGCATCGAGTGTTCGGTGGAACGGATCGCCGCGCTGAAAAATTTCAACCACAGCGATTTTTCCGTCCGCCTGCCCGCCGCGGCCACGTTTTCCTCGCGGCTGGGAGGCTTCAAGGCCGACATCCTTCACTCGCACCATCCGTTTCTCCTCGGTGAAACGGCCTTGCGTGAAGCAGCCTCCCGCCAGGTGCCGCTCGTGTTCACCCACCACACGCTCTACGAGCATTACACGCACTACCTGCCCTTCGACTCCGGACCGCTCCAGGACTTCGCCGCCGAACTGGCCACGCGCTACGCCAACCGCTGCGACACCGTCATCGCCCCGAGCGAAAGCGTGCGCGATCTGATCATCGGCCGCGGCGTCGAGGTTCCCGTCCACGTCGTGCCCACCGGCATCGACACGCGCGAACTGGCGCGCGGCAACGGCGCCCGCGCGCGAAAACGGCTCGGCATCCCCGCCCGCGCCTTTGTCATCGGCCACCTCGGGCGGCTCGCCGCCGAAAAAAATCCCGGGTACCTCGCCGACGCTCTCGCCCGGGCACTTTCCGCATTGCCCGCCGCCCGTGCGCTGATCGTCGGCGACGGGCCCGCGCGCGAGGACATGCAAAAAATCCTCGGCGCGCGCGGCGTGCTCGACCGCGTGGTGTTCACCGGCTCGCTCCGCGGTGCGAAGCTCCGCGATGCCTGCGCGGCGATGGATCTGTTCGCCTTTGCCTCCACCTCCGAAACCCAGGGACTCGTCCTCGCCGAGGTCATGGCCTCGGCCACGCCGGTCGTCGCGCTCGATGCCTCCGGCGCCCGCGAGGTCGTGGAGGACGGGCGCAACGGACGCCTCCTCGCGACCAACGCGACTCCGGAGCAGTTTTCCCGTGCCCTCGCCCAGGCGCTGAAGCGCCCTGCCCTGCTTCGCGAATGGTCCGCCGCCGCGCGCGCCACCGCGGCCCGCTTCGACCGCGCCGTCACCAGCCGCGCGCTCCTCGGCGTCTATGCGGAAGTCCGCGAACGCCATCGCCACGCGCACGAAACGGAATCCGCCGTCGACAGGATCGTCAACCCGCTGATCGAACGCATCGCCACCGAAGGTCGGCTTATCGCGGACAAGGCCGCCGCTGTGCTCGACGCCCTCGCCTGA
- a CDS encoding endonuclease — translation MLTNWGAALRRWRRRFSRSEWIVNRLRLPRTEAPAHAPGLLLVQIDGLSRRQLEIALGKGRMPFLARLLEHNGCELRTFYSGLPASTPAVQAELYYGVRTAVPGWGFLDPDGKSIGSMISAERARRIESGMTAGGAVGLLQGGSSWSNIYTGGATQAESHFCSASLGVGDMWRTGKLRNILLFSFLHLPSVLRLLVLVPLEIVIAIRDAVRGLIDGRSRREITFILARVFVAIGLRELVTLGVKIDLARGLPVIHVNFLGYDEHAHRRGPDSAFARWTLRGIDRAIRLLHVAARRSEGRDYETWIFSDHGQVRTTPFERLCKGGLEGLVRRHWPDAVAENVAATVAANASSQAVGTRSTADAARAARFAARAGLDLFGTDAFAVAGFGPVGHIYYKSALSGDQETGLIRALLAGGVPGVLRCVSGDAQAVEWHEPGGAVHLLPADTTLVRGPEELRPVIAVDLAALARHPHAGDLVALGWHPDPLRQPVSFAWENGAHCGPSPDEVQGFLILPPASNHLVDSGIVRPAALRDAALRHLGRTPHTPHRRRLPPPSARHLRVVTYNVHYCKGTDGRFAPARIARVLRDLDPDIVALQELESGRLRSRHEDQLAWLAGELGLHFAFCPSIERGDERYGHAILAREPVVATHRIRLPDGGRPRIEPRDALAARVSLAGRELAVVGTHLGLATPERVAQIDRLLAPDWLGGIGDGQPAIFLGDLNLAPGGALYRRLVSPWRAVNGAAVFRDVQAHAPLHVACRTFPSFFPVRRLDHIFVTRHFDVVRVDAPSNQLTRRASDHLPLVADLVLHD, via the coding sequence ATGCTGACCAACTGGGGAGCCGCCCTGCGCCGCTGGCGCCGACGTTTCAGCCGTTCCGAATGGATCGTCAATCGCCTCCGCCTGCCTCGCACGGAGGCGCCCGCCCACGCGCCCGGCCTCCTTCTCGTGCAGATCGACGGCCTCTCGCGCCGCCAGCTCGAAATCGCTCTCGGGAAAGGCCGCATGCCCTTCCTCGCCCGGCTTCTCGAACACAACGGTTGCGAGCTGCGCACCTTTTACAGCGGCCTCCCTGCAAGCACGCCCGCCGTGCAGGCCGAGTTGTATTACGGCGTGCGCACGGCCGTGCCCGGCTGGGGGTTTCTCGATCCCGACGGCAAATCCATCGGGTCGATGATCTCCGCCGAACGCGCCAGGCGTATCGAATCCGGCATGACGGCAGGCGGCGCCGTCGGCCTCCTCCAGGGCGGCTCCTCCTGGAGCAACATCTACACCGGCGGCGCCACCCAGGCGGAGAGCCATTTCTGCTCCGCCAGCCTCGGCGTCGGCGACATGTGGCGCACGGGCAAGCTCCGCAACATCCTGCTCTTTTCGTTCCTGCACCTCCCCTCGGTGCTCCGGTTACTGGTGCTCGTCCCGCTCGAAATCGTGATCGCCATCCGGGACGCCGTGCGCGGGCTGATCGACGGACGCAGCCGCCGCGAAATCACCTTCATCCTCGCCCGCGTGTTTGTCGCCATCGGGCTGCGCGAACTCGTCACCCTCGGCGTCAAGATCGACCTTGCCCGCGGCCTGCCCGTCATCCACGTCAACTTTCTCGGTTACGACGAACACGCGCATCGCCGCGGCCCCGATTCGGCCTTTGCCCGCTGGACGCTCCGCGGCATCGACCGCGCCATCCGTCTGCTCCATGTCGCCGCGCGACGCTCCGAGGGACGCGACTACGAGACCTGGATTTTCAGCGATCACGGCCAGGTGAGAACCACGCCCTTCGAACGCCTTTGCAAGGGCGGCCTCGAAGGGCTCGTCCGTCGCCACTGGCCGGACGCCGTAGCTGAAAACGTAGCGGCGACTGTAGCTGCGAACGCAAGTTCGCAGGCCGTCGGCACCCGAAGCACGGCAGACGCCGCGCGCGCCGCCCGTTTCGCGGCCCGGGCCGGGCTCGACCTGTTCGGGACCGACGCGTTCGCCGTCGCCGGTTTCGGCCCCGTCGGCCACATCTATTACAAGAGCGCGCTTTCCGGCGACCAGGAGACCGGCCTCATCCGCGCCCTGCTGGCCGGCGGCGTGCCCGGCGTGCTCCGCTGCGTCAGCGGCGATGCGCAGGCCGTCGAGTGGCACGAACCGGGCGGCGCGGTCCATCTCCTGCCTGCCGACACCACGCTGGTCCGCGGACCGGAGGAGCTGCGCCCGGTCATCGCCGTCGACCTCGCCGCGCTGGCCCGCCATCCCCACGCCGGCGACCTCGTCGCGCTCGGCTGGCATCCGGATCCGCTCCGCCAGCCCGTGAGCTTTGCCTGGGAAAACGGCGCGCATTGCGGCCCCTCGCCCGACGAAGTGCAGGGGTTTCTCATCCTGCCGCCGGCCTCGAACCATCTGGTGGATTCCGGCATCGTCCGGCCGGCCGCGCTTCGCGACGCCGCGCTGCGCCACCTCGGCCGCACCCCGCACACGCCGCACCGCCGCCGCCTGCCGCCGCCGTCGGCCAGACACCTGCGCGTCGTCACCTACAATGTGCATTATTGCAAGGGCACCGACGGGCGGTTCGCGCCCGCGCGCATCGCCCGCGTGCTGCGCGATCTCGATCCCGACATCGTCGCGTTGCAGGAACTCGAAAGCGGCCGCCTGCGCTCGCGGCACGAGGACCAGCTCGCGTGGCTCGCCGGCGAACTGGGCCTGCACTTCGCCTTCTGCCCGTCGATCGAGCGCGGCGACGAACGGTACGGCCATGCCATTCTCGCCCGCGAACCGGTCGTCGCCACCCACCGCATCCGCCTCCCCGACGGCGGCCGGCCCCGCATCGAGCCGCGCGATGCGCTGGCCGCACGCGTCTCGCTGGCCGGCCGTGAACTCGCCGTCGTCGGCACGCATCTCGGCCTGGCCACGCCCGAACGCGTCGCCCAGATCGACCGCCTGCTCGCGCCCGACTGGCTCGGCGGCATCGGCGACGGCCAGCCCGCAATTTTTCTCGGCGACCTCAACCTCGCTCCCGGCGGCGCGCTCTACCGGCGGCTCGTCTCTCCCTGGCGGGCGGTCAACGGCGCGGCGGTGTTTCGCGACGTGCAGGCGCACGCTCCACTCCATGTGGCCTGCCGCACCTTCCCGTCGTTTTTCCCGGTGCGCCGCCTCGATCATATTTTCGTGACCCGGCATTTCGATGTGGTTCGCGTCGATGCGCCGTCCAACCAGCTCACCCGGCGCGCGTCCGATCACCTGCCGCTCGTTGCCGACCTCGTTCTCCATGACTGA
- a CDS encoding succinyl-CoA ligase, which produces MNIHEYQAKELFKKYGVPAPKGIPVKSPAEFKTALAEFPPGPVVVKSQIHAGGRGKGTFTDGFKGGVKFAQTKDDALEYAKKMFGNTLVTAQTGPAGRKVHTVYFTEACKIRNEYYLAILLDRASSRPVIVASTEGGVEIEKVAAETPEKIFKVFIDPAFGLADFEVRELMFDLGFSPAESKNAAKLIKNLYTMFWETDASMVEVNPLVTTSDDQVLALDAKVSFDDNALFRHPEIVACRDLNEEDPKEIEASKFNLSYIALDGNIACLVNGAGLAMSTMDIIKHYGGNPANFLDVGGGATKEQVVAAFKIILGDKNVKGIFVNIFGGIMDCNVIATGIVEAVKETGLTLPLVVRLEGNNVAAGKATLASSGLTIVSGDTMADAAQKIVKLLA; this is translated from the coding sequence ATGAACATCCACGAGTATCAGGCCAAAGAATTGTTCAAGAAATACGGAGTACCCGCACCCAAGGGCATCCCCGTCAAATCACCGGCGGAGTTCAAGACCGCCCTCGCGGAGTTCCCCCCTGGCCCCGTCGTCGTCAAGTCCCAGATCCATGCCGGCGGACGCGGCAAGGGCACTTTCACCGACGGCTTCAAGGGCGGCGTGAAATTCGCGCAGACCAAGGACGACGCCCTCGAGTACGCCAAAAAGATGTTTGGCAACACCCTCGTCACCGCGCAGACCGGCCCGGCCGGCCGCAAGGTCCACACCGTCTATTTCACCGAAGCGTGCAAAATCCGTAACGAGTACTACCTCGCCATCCTCCTCGACCGCGCCAGTTCCCGGCCGGTCATCGTCGCCTCGACCGAAGGCGGCGTCGAGATCGAGAAAGTCGCCGCCGAGACGCCCGAAAAGATCTTCAAGGTCTTCATCGACCCGGCCTTCGGCCTCGCCGATTTCGAAGTGCGCGAACTCATGTTCGACCTCGGCTTCAGTCCCGCCGAATCGAAGAACGCCGCGAAACTCATCAAGAATCTCTACACGATGTTCTGGGAGACCGACGCTTCCATGGTCGAGGTCAACCCGCTCGTCACCACGTCCGACGACCAGGTGCTCGCGCTCGACGCCAAGGTGTCGTTCGATGACAATGCCCTCTTCCGCCACCCCGAGATCGTCGCCTGCCGCGACCTCAACGAAGAAGACCCCAAGGAGATCGAGGCGTCCAAGTTCAACCTCTCCTACATCGCGCTCGACGGCAACATCGCCTGCCTCGTCAACGGCGCCGGCCTCGCCATGAGCACGATGGACATCATCAAGCACTACGGCGGCAACCCGGCCAACTTCCTCGACGTCGGCGGCGGTGCGACGAAGGAGCAGGTCGTGGCCGCCTTCAAGATCATCCTCGGCGACAAGAACGTGAAGGGGATTTTCGTGAACATCTTCGGCGGCATCATGGATTGCAACGTCATCGCCACCGGCATCGTCGAGGCCGTCAAGGAGACGGGGCTCACGCTTCCGCTCGTCGTCCGCCTCGAGGGCAACAACGTCGCCGCCGGCAAGGCCACGCTCGCCTCCTCCGGTCTCACCATCGTCAGCGGCGACACCATGGCCGACGCCGCGCAGAAGATCGTGAAACTCCTCGCCTGA
- a CDS encoding succinyl-CoA synthetase subsunit alpha encodes MSILITPETKVLVQGITGDFGGRHAKLSLDYGTKIVAGVTPGKGGQFFIHENHKVPIFNTVKAAVKATGATVSAVFVPPPFAADAILEGVDAGLDLVVTITEGIPIKDMVRVKRAMQRTTLTGKTRLVGPNCPGLVCPGDGKDSKGGCRIGIAPGYINKKGHVGVVSRSGTLTYEAVYQLTTKGIGQSTTVGIGGDPVNGTSHLDVIRMFNDDPDTHGIIMIGEIGGSAEVEAARWIKENCKKPVAGFIAGATAPAGRRMGHAGAIVGGKEDTAAAKIAVFKECGIEVAETPSDMADALLRVAKARGVKLS; translated from the coding sequence ATGTCCATTCTCATCACACCTGAAACCAAGGTCCTCGTCCAGGGCATCACCGGCGACTTCGGTGGCCGCCACGCGAAACTCTCCCTCGACTATGGCACAAAAATCGTCGCCGGCGTCACGCCCGGCAAGGGCGGGCAGTTCTTCATTCACGAGAACCACAAGGTTCCCATCTTCAACACCGTCAAGGCGGCCGTGAAAGCCACCGGCGCCACGGTCTCGGCCGTGTTCGTGCCCCCGCCCTTCGCCGCCGACGCCATTCTCGAAGGCGTGGATGCCGGCCTCGACCTCGTCGTCACCATCACCGAAGGCATCCCGATCAAGGACATGGTCCGCGTGAAACGCGCCATGCAGCGCACCACGCTCACCGGCAAGACCCGCCTCGTCGGCCCCAACTGCCCCGGCCTCGTATGCCCCGGGGACGGCAAGGATTCCAAAGGCGGCTGCCGCATCGGCATCGCTCCCGGCTACATCAACAAGAAAGGCCACGTCGGCGTCGTCTCCCGCTCCGGCACCCTCACCTACGAGGCCGTCTATCAACTCACGACCAAAGGGATCGGCCAGAGCACGACGGTCGGCATCGGCGGCGACCCGGTCAACGGCACCTCGCACCTCGACGTGATCAGGATGTTCAACGACGATCCCGACACGCACGGCATCATCATGATCGGCGAAATCGGCGGCAGCGCCGAGGTCGAGGCCGCGCGCTGGATCAAGGAAAACTGCAAAAAGCCCGTCGCCGGTTTCATCGCCGGAGCGACCGCCCCCGCCGGTCGCCGCATGGGCCACGCCGGCGCGATTGTCGGCGGGAAAGAGGACACCGCCGCCGCCAAGATTGCCGTTTTCAAGGAGTGCGGTATCGAGGTGGCCGAAACCCCCAGCGACATGGCCGACGCCCTCCTGCGCGTTGCCAAGGCCCGGGGCGTCAAGCTGAGCTGA
- a CDS encoding short-chain dehydrogenase — protein MKTFTDKVVLVTGGTSGIGRVTALAFAQEGAKVVVVGRRESEGAESVALIEQAGGKGLFVRADVSVEDEVAAMVAQTVEVFGGLNFAFNNAGVFLPPGPITEVTTEAIDRILAVNVRGVALCMKHEIPAIIRSGGGGIVNTASFLGIRPFPGTAIYNASKFAVIGLTKSAAVEFAAQGVRVNAVCPGVIDTPMNAEIRAEESGRDFLNGLQPMKRTGRPEEIAGAVLYLCLPSAGFITGTTLSVDGGITV, from the coding sequence ATGAAGACATTTACCGACAAAGTGGTTCTCGTTACCGGCGGCACCTCCGGCATTGGCCGGGTCACCGCTCTCGCTTTTGCTCAAGAAGGGGCCAAGGTTGTCGTTGTCGGGCGGCGGGAAAGCGAGGGCGCCGAATCCGTCGCTCTCATCGAGCAAGCAGGCGGCAAAGGACTTTTCGTGCGGGCCGATGTTTCGGTCGAAGATGAGGTTGCCGCAATGGTCGCGCAGACTGTTGAGGTGTTCGGCGGATTGAATTTCGCTTTCAACAATGCGGGTGTTTTTCTCCCGCCCGGACCCATTACCGAGGTCACGACTGAGGCCATCGACCGCATCCTGGCCGTCAACGTGCGCGGCGTCGCGCTTTGCATGAAGCACGAAATCCCGGCCATTATTCGGAGTGGTGGTGGCGGCATCGTCAATACCGCCTCGTTTCTCGGTATCCGACCTTTTCCAGGCACGGCGATATACAACGCGAGCAAGTTTGCGGTCATCGGATTAACCAAATCGGCGGCAGTGGAGTTCGCTGCACAAGGGGTCCGGGTCAATGCGGTGTGTCCAGGCGTGATCGACACACCCATGAACGCGGAGATACGGGCGGAAGAAAGCGGCCGCGACTTTCTCAATGGACTGCAGCCGATGAAGCGCACGGGTCGCCCTGAAGAGATCGCTGGAGCGGTCCTTTACCTGTGTTTGCCGAGCGCAGGTTTTATCACGGGCACAACTCTCAGCGTGGATGGCGGAATTACGGTGTAG
- a CDS encoding glutaredoxin, with translation MNPENLPILYIKSGCPWCEDAAGFLDEHGIGYRRKNIEKDPAARTEMETLSGQSKVPVLDWHGTVLTDFGTDELVPFLRSRNVKLEDS, from the coding sequence ATGAATCCTGAAAACCTGCCGATTCTTTACATCAAGTCCGGCTGCCCCTGGTGCGAGGATGCGGCCGGATTCCTCGACGAACACGGCATCGGCTATCGCCGGAAAAATATCGAAAAAGATCCCGCCGCCCGCACTGAAATGGAAACGCTTTCCGGCCAGAGCAAGGTCCCTGTCCTCGACTGGCACGGCACGGTGCTGACCGACTTCGGCACCGACGAACTCGTCCCGTTCCTGCGTTCCCGGAACGTGAAACTCGAGGACAGTTGA